One Glycine soja cultivar W05 chromosome 2, ASM419377v2, whole genome shotgun sequence genomic region harbors:
- the LOC114402161 gene encoding taxadiene 5-alpha hydroxylase-like: MSLLLLSFLLIIPILLLLRRKRKPSKRVPPGSLGIPVVGQSLGLLRAMRANTAEKWVQERINKYGPISKLSLFGKPTVLIHGQAANKFIFSGGGNAIANQQTQSIKMILGDRNLLELTGEDHSRVRGALVPFLKPESLKRYVGKMDEEVRKHLEMHWQGKQQIKVLPLMKTLTFNIICSLLFGVERGKQRDQFLDSFQEMIQGMWSVPINVPFTRYNRSLRASARIQNILKEIVQKKKIELKQNAASARQDLISFLLGMVDEDGKQVMSEKEIFHNIKLVMVAGHDTSAVLITFIIRLLANEPAIYAAVLQEQEEIAKGKLSGEALTWEDLSKMKYTWRVAMETIRMFPPIFGGFRKAATDIEYDGYFIPKGWQIFWVTAMTHMDENIFPEPSKIDPSRFENQASVPPYCFIPFGGGARICPGYEFSRLETLVAIHYLVTRFSWKLCSDNFFSRDPMPVPTQGLLVQIWPRKLS, translated from the exons ATGAGCCTTCTTTTGTTGAGTTTCCTCTTGATCATCCcaatccttcttcttcttagaagaaaaagaaaaccatCCAAAAGGGTCCCTCCAGGTTCACTTGGAATACCTGTTGTTGGCCAAAGCCTTGGCCTTCTTCGAGCTATGCGTGCCAACACCGCAGAAAAATGGGTTCAAGAGAGAATCAACAAGTATGGTCCCATTTCAAAGCTAAGCCTCTTTGGGAAACCAACAGTTTTAATCCATGGACAGGCTGCAAATAAGTTTATATTCTCCGGTGGCGGTAACGCGATTGCTAACCAGCAAACACAGTCCATCAAAATGATCCTAGGTGACCGGAACTTGCTGGAATTGACTGGTGAAGATCACAGCCGAGTCAGAGGTGCACTTGTCCCATTCTTGAAGCCAGAATCCTTGAAGAGATATGTGGGAAAAATGGATGAAGAAGTTAGGAAGCACCTTGAGATGCATTGGCAGGGGAAACAGCAGATCAAG gTATTGCCCCTGATGAAGACTCTCACATTCAACATAATTTGCTCTCTTCTGTTTGGTGTTGAGCGTGGAAAGCAAAGAGATCAATTCCTGGATTCCTTCCAAGAGATGATACAAGGAATGTGGTCAGTACCAATTAACGTGCCCTTCACACGCTACAACCGCAGCCTTAGAGCAAGTGCAAGAATCCAGAACATTTTGAAGGAGATTgtgcaaaagaagaagattgaACTCAAGCAAAATGCGGCATCTGCACGCCAAGACTTGATCAGTTTCTTGTTAGGCATGGTTGATGAAGATGGCAAACAAGTTATGAGCGAGAAGGAAATCTTTCACAACATTAAGCTTGTCATGGTTGCTGGACATGACACTTCGGCTGTTCTGATCACTTTCATCATCCGACTCTTAGCCAACGAACCTGCTATCTATGCAGCAGTTCTTCAAG AACAGGAAGAGATAGCAAAAGGCAAGCTCTCAGGAGAGGCACTGACATGGGAAGACCTTTCAAAGATGAAGTACACCTGGAGAGTAGCAATGGAAACTATTAGGATGTTTCCTCCTATTTTTGGTGGCTTCAGAAAGGCAGCAACAGATATTGAATATGATGGATACTTCATACCCAAAGGGTGGCAG ATTTTCTGGGTCACAGCAATGACACACATGGACGAAAACATTTTCCCAGAGCCATCAAAGATTGATCCTAGTAGATTTGAAAACCAAGCATCTGTCCCACCCTACTGCTTCATTCCATTTGGAGGGGGAGCAAGAATATGTCCAGGGTATGAGTTTTCCAGGCTTGAAACTCTTGTTGCAATTCATTACCTTGTGACACGGTTCAGTTGGAAGCTATGTTCAGACAATTTCTTCAGTAGGGATCCAATGCCAGTACCAACTCAAGGGCTACTTGTTCAGATTTGGCCAAGGAAACTTTCTTAA
- the LOC114402171 gene encoding purple acid phosphatase 18-like translates to MELKQQKLLLVLILTLLFATATPDSEYVRPLPRKTLTTIPWDSISKAHSSYPQQVHISLAGDKHMRVTWITDDKHSPSYVEYGTLPGRYDSIAEGECTSYNYLLYSSGKIHHAVIGPLEDNTVYFYRCGGKGAEFELKTPPAQFPITFAVAGDLGQTGWTKSTLAHIDQCKYDVYLLPGDLSYADCMQHLWDNFGKLVEPFASTRPWMVTEGNHEEENILLLTDEFVSYNSRWKMPFEESGSTSNLYYSFEVAGVHVIMLGSYADYDVYSEQYRWLKEDLSKVDRKRTPWLLVLFHVPWYNSNKAHQGAGDDMMAAMEPLLYAASVDLVIAGHVHAYERSKRLYNGRLDPCGAVHITIGDGGNREGLAHKYINPQPKWSEFREASFGHGELKIVNSTHAFWSWHRNDDDEPVKADDIWITSLVSSRCVDQKTHELRSTLTMPENSELRGLAKVM, encoded by the exons ATGGAACTCAAACAACAAAAACTCCTTCTTGTTCTGATTCTAACGCTTCTTTTTGCCACTGCCACGCCTGATTCTGAATACGTTCGACCTCTTCCTCGTAAAACCTTAACAACCATCCCATGGGATTCAATTTCCAAGGCCCACTCCTCTTACCCTCAACAG GTACACATTTCTTTGGCAGGAGACAAGCACATGAGAGTTACATGGATAACCGATGATAAACATTCACCTTCATATGTAGAATACGGAACATTACCTGGGAGATATGACTCAATAGCTGAAGGAGAGTGCACCTCTTATAACTATCTGCTATATAGCTCAGGAAAGATACATCACGCTGTAATTGGACCTTTGGAAGACAATACTGTGTACTTTTACAGGTGTGGTGGAAAAGGTGCCGAGTTCGAGCTCAAAACTCCTCCAGCTCAATTTCCAATTACTTTTGCTGTGGCTGGGGATCTGGGTCAAACTGGTTGGACTAAATCAACACTGGCTCACATTGATCAATGTAAATATGATGTCTACCTGCTACCAGGAGACCTTTCATATGCTGATTGTATGCAGCATCTGTGGGACAATTTTGGGAAACTTGTGGAGCCGTTTGCGAGTACAAGGCCATGGATGGTAACTGAGGGAAACCATGAAGAGGAGAACATACTATTGTTAACGGATGAGTTTGTGTCCTATAATTCCAGATGGAAAATGCCATTTGAGGAAAGTGGATCAACTTCAAATCTCTATTATTCTTTTGAAGTTGCAGGTGTTCACGTTATAATGCTTGGCTCCTATGCAGATTATGATGTGTACTCTGAACAATACAGATGGCTAAAG GAAGATCTGTCAAAGGTGGATAGGAAAAGGACACCTTGGCTGCTTGTGTTATTTCATGTGCCATGGTATAATAGTAACAAGGCTCATCAAGGTGCAGGAGATGATATGATGGCAGCTATGGAGCCGTTGCTTTATGCTGCTAGTGTTGATTTAGTTATCGCTGGTCATGTTCACGCTTATGAACGTTCA AAACGTTTGTATAATGGAAGATTGGATCCCTGTGGTGCTGTCCATATAACTATTGGTGATGGAGGAAACAGAGAAGGCTTAGCTCATAA GTATATAAACCCGCAGCCAAAGTGGTCAGAATTCCGTGAAGCCAGTTTTGGTCATGGTGAGCTGAAGATTGTAAACTCCACTCATGCCTTCTGGAGTTGGCATaggaatgatgatgatgaaccaGTAAAAGCTGATGATATCTGGATAACCTCTTTGGTCAGCTCACGCTGCGTTGATCAGAAGACACATGAACTCAGAAGTACACTTACTATGCCCGAAAACTCAGAACTTCGTGGATTAGCAAAAGTTATGTAA